The region CATGGTTGCTGCGAATTCATGACTCCGACGCTTCATTTGCGCCACCGTACAGATCATCGTTGGCGATTCGTTGTGTCCCAATCATCTGCTCTTGATTGGGTCCGCTTGCAAAGTGACCTCCTCAATGTTTTCCCCCAGAGCAGCTGGTTTGTTCGCATCAACCAGAGGGTTGGTTCGATTGTTATTTGCCGATTGGCCTCAGCACCACGCCTTCGCCAAGATCCGCTGACGCTGGTGTTTGGTCGTATTGCTCAGCAATTGAACCTTCAAGGATTTTCCATTTCTGAAACTCCTTTGATACCAACTGAAATCATGGACCAGACCTCACAGAACTGGAGAAACACTATTCAGTCAGCGTTTCGTTTCATTGCTAATGCTGCTTCTGTGTCCTTATCCATATCCACGTTGCTGTTCTCTTTCGCCATTTTTATAATCGGGTTTTTAGGTCTATTCATACCCTTTTCACCCGGGATCTGGTTGTTGATTGCCGCAACAGCTCTCTTTGACCTCGCACTTACTTTTCGTCGCCCCTTCGTCGTTTAATCCCTTCTGATCATGCTTACAGCGGTTTGCCCATCCCAATGGATTATCCGCAGTGAGCTGGTTGATCGGGTTCGTGTATTCCATCCAGGTTTATCCTCCTCGCCTGGATTACGCCAACATTGTGGGTCATTGTTGCATCGTACCCATTGGCTTCTCAGTCACCGTATCAATGCGGTGTCCTCCACAGTGGTGATTCGATTTCACCCTCGCCAGCGAGATGAAATCACGCTTCTTCTCGAGCGTTGCTTCATTGAACCCGTTGCTGATTCAGGCCTTGAACAGGCATTGGCTGCAGAAACACGTATTACAGACATCACCCATAGTTCTTCTTTTCAACAGGCTCTGCGCAGTGGAGTGATTTGCGGTTCTGTTCTTCTCATTGATTCCATTCTGGCCATTCCCCCGTTGGGTCTTGGCTTGGTGGCCACCATGCTGAGCTTGCCGCTGTTGCGTGAATTTATTGAACAAGTGAAAGAGCGTCTTAAAGGCGAGGTTGATTCCAGACAATTGCTACCTCCAGCTTCGGTTGAAGTTGCCCTTTCAGCGATGTTGATTGGTTCAGGTTTGGCGCGCGAATCTCTTGTTGAAGGACTATTAGGAAGCTCTACGTCAGCGCTCCAGTCGATAAGTGAAAATACTGATGGCTCCAGTTCGGAGTTTTTTGTGTTTTTGGAGCGTATTAAGACTTCAGTGATGCTGAGATGTGTAGGTACTAAATCAGAGGGTAGTAGCTTATGTCCAATCGGGGATGTTCAAGTTGGTCAGCGCTATCGATTGATTGATGAGTATCACGTTTATTTACCCTCCAGGGTGGTCCAAGGAGAGTTGGTTGTAATTAATAGCCTCAGCGATGGCTCTCCCCTCCCGTTCCATGTAATTCCGGGTGATTTTCTTGCCTTTGGCGCATTTGTGCTGTCTGGCGACGGTATTTGTGAAGTCGTTCAGCCTTTTTCTGAGATTGCTGCTTTTCAGATTGAGGACACTCTTCTGGAAGAGGAGCCATTAAGTGTTTTCCAGCAGCGTTTGTCCTCCTTGTACGACATTCTTTTGCCGCCTGTGCAGCTTGGATTTGGAGTTTGGTCATTACTTAATGGCCTCACAGAACGTGCTATTGGTTTGCTGGCTTTCAATCCGGCTGAAGATTCTGAGCATGCCTCTTTGTCTTCTGCTGAGTCAGCTTTGGTTGACATGGCACTCAATAATGTGCACATTTCTGATTCTCGCGTTTTGGACACACTGAGCGATGTGAGTCATGTTTTAGTCAGTGTTGATGCTATGCGACATCTTGGCTCTTATTCATATGAACAGAATTTGTCAAAGGATGCATCTGGTTTTGGTTGTGACTTGCTTCAAATTCTATGGGCTATTGTCTCACATCTTGGTGCAGACCCAAGCTCTGTCTTTTGGGGTATTTTGAGTGATGTCCTAGAGAAACACCCGACACTTCAATCTCTTGAGGTAAACCTTGGTGAATCAGATCAAGGCCTTTACCACGTTGTTCTTGAAGGCCAGCCCAAGGTTTTGATCCGTTTTGAGGAAAAGGGTGAATCCATTCATGCTCTCTTTTCTACGTCAGATGCTTCTCTCGGTGGACTCACTATTGTCTGGCGGCCATCCCCAGAGTTTGAATCGGTGATGTCCCAGCTTTGTGAACTTGGCATTGCAGTTAGTACGGTTGGTTCTCATTCTGGGAGAACTAGGGAACCACAAGATCGCAAATCTAAGTTGCATGAACTTCAAAAAAATGGATCTAAAGTTGCTTACTTAGGTGATGTTGTTAATGATATCGCTGCTATGGCGGCAGCTGATGTAGCGATTGGTTTTTCAGAGGATGAAAAGGGCTTTATCTCTAAAACCGTCTGCGACGTTATTCTAGGCGGAGACATTCATTGGCTTTCTCGTCTTTTTGTTCTTAGCCGTAATTATGTGCAATCTAATCATTTTAACACGAATTTGATTGTTGTTTCATCAATTCTGCTTGCTGCGGCTTCTTTTGCGGCTACCTTCTCTCCCCTCCAAACAATTGTCCTGTTTAATGCAGCCCCTGTTATTGCCGAAATCAATACATTGCGATCTCTAAATTTTTCTAGGACAAGAAGTTAACTCATTAGCTTTATTTAGGTTATAGATTTTTGCTGAATGACGCTAATGCGCCAATATATTTATTCCGAGAGCTATAAACAAAGCACCACTTATGTACAAGAGTCGTTTTTGGCATAGGCGTTTTTTTAAGCATTTCCCTGACGATACCGCCATAATCGCAAGAAGAAAGTTAGCCGCTACTGCTCCAGAAAAAATGCTTTCTGCAGATATGTTTGGCCCAGCGGCTAATGCAAGAAGCGCAAGTTGCGTGCGGTCACCGAACTCAGCTAAAAATGTTGTCGCAAACGAGTTGCGAATCACCTCGTTTGCGGGCATTGCTAGTTCTACTGATTCAAATGTTTTTTTGGTTCCTTCTTCGTTGGTGGCAACATGAAGGCTTGATTTCATTTTTCTTGCTTCGAGAAATGCGTTGGCTCCGAATAGGAGAAATGCCACTCCTGAGAAGATTTGAATGGTATCGATGGATATGACCGATTTCATCCATACCCCGGCTGTAATCCAAAGTCCTGCGCCGATTGTTAGGGCCGAAACGCTTCCAGTGAAAACCCAACGAGCTTTATGCCTTGCCGCGAGAACAAGAGTGGTTAAGAATGATTTATCTCCTACGCCCGCGATGGCGACCGTGGCGAATGCTGTAGTAAAGCCAGCCACATACCTAGGGAAATTTCTGACAAGCTATCGGAGATGTCTTTTCCCTGTTGCTCGCGTCAGTGCATGTGGATATGGCTTCAGCGATCCGTGGGTTCCTTGACAAGCCAGGCTGTGCGCTGTCCGGCTCGACTGATTCGTTCAAACTCTAATCCCATTCTGTGAAAACCCCGTTGCCCACTGGATAATTGCTCCGTCTGCGGCAAGCGCTTGATCTCGAGAAGTGAGCAGATTTCGTGACCTGTGAGTTCGATTTGCGTGGTTTTGAGCAGATCTAGAACTTCAATCCTTTCTCGTAATAAACGTAGCTTGGAATACTTTCTGACATCGTCTTCGATTGGCGGCTCTGAGCTGGTTTCGGTTGTTGCCAGTTCGTGGTGTGTGAAGTTGGTTTCCACTGTGACCACTTCCGCGACCAGGGGCTCTTTCGGATTGGCCCGTCCCAGGTGGTCATAGATGCGTCCCGTTTCTTCTTGTCGAATCCAGGTGCGCATGCCTCGTCGGATCGGCTCAATACCGAGTTCACGCATCACCAGCAGTAGGTCAACCCGCGACAGACCGAGGTCAGACTCCAGACTGCCAAGACTGACCGCTTGTTGTGAGCTCATGCTGGGAACTTCTACAAGACCTTTTTACTCGTTGTTCACGTCCAGTTGTCAATTGTCTTCGGCTCAAAAAAACGTGCGTGAAGCCATTTCACTCCACACACGCGTTGATCGCTCTAGTCGATTTGAGGCTCCAGTGATCCTGAGTCAGACTGCGACAGGCTGCTCGATGATGCCGGTGGGCACATCGGCGAACATGACCGACGAGAGATAGCGCTCGGCCAGGTCGGGCAGCACTACCACGATGGTTTTGCCGGCGTAGGCGTCCTGTTCCGCCAGGCGGATGGCAGCTGCGGCGGCGGCTCCACAGGAGATGCCTACCAACAGACCCTCTTCCTGGGCCAGGCGCAGGGCCATGGCGATCGATTCGTCATTGGTCACCTGCTCCACCTTGTCGACCATGGACATGTCCAGGTTCTTAGGGATGAAGCCGGCGCCGATGCCCTGGATCTTGTGGGGACCGGGCTTGACCGTTTCTCCGTTGATTGTCTGGGTGATCACCGGGCTATGGCTGGGTTCCACGGCGACGGATTCGATCGCTTTGCCGGCTTCGTTCTTGATGTAGCGGGACACACCGGTGATGGTGCCGCCGGTGCCGACGCCAGCCACCAGCACATCGATGGCACCGTCACAGTCGTTCCAGATCTCCGGACCAGTGGTCTTGAAGTGGATATCGGGGTTGGCGGGATTGTCGAACTGCCCTGGCATGAAGTACTTGCCGGGATCGCTGTCGGCAATCTCCTTGGCCTTGGCGATGGCACCGGGCATGCCCTTGGCGGCCTCGGTGAGGATCAGCTCGGCGCCAAGAACGGCCATCATCCGGCGACGCTCGATCGACATCGACTCGGGCATCGTCAGAATCAGTTTGTAGCCGCGGGCCGCCGCTGTAAAGGCGAGGGCGATTCCGGTATTGCCGGAGGTGGGCTCGACAATCACCTTGTCTTTGGTGAGCTTGCCGCTCTTCTCGGCATCCCAAATCATGTTGGCGCCGATCCGGCACTTCACGCTGTAAGCGGGATTGCGACCTTCGACCTTTGCCAGCACGGTGGCTTTGCAGTTCTTGGTGACGCTGTTCAGCTTCACCAGCGGGGTGTTGCCGATGGCGAGGCTGTTGTCGTCGTAAATGCGGGACATGAGGCTGCTGGCAGGTAATGGGGCCCGAAGAAAACAAAATAGACATCCGAATCCCTTACCAGCGCTGTTGTTAAGGGCTTTTTCAGAGTCTCCGTTGGTTCCTCAGGATTCCAGCGCTCTGGCGAAGCGTTGCCAGAGCTCGTTCGGATCTTCCAGACCGACGGAGACCCGCAGCAGATAGGCAGGTACACCGCAATCGGCTGCCCAGTCCAGCTCGTCGTAATGGGCCAGCTGGGTGTAAGGGCAGGCCAGGGTGAAGTGGGTCCCCAGGCTGGGACCCTTGCTTACCTGCAGGGCATCGAACACCTGTTGCGTCCTGGTGGCGTCGTTCAGCACAAAGGAGAGCAGGCAGCCGTGGCAGGCATTGGGGCGCATCAGGCCCCTGAAGTTGACGCAGTCCTTGGGATGGAGCACCTGCCGCACCGCAGGGTGGTGTTCCAGGTGTTGCGCCAGCTGAAGGCAGTGACGATCGAGTTGTGGGACCCGGTCGTTCACGTCGCGACTGGCCTGCTCCAGGGCAATGGCATCACCATCCCCCAGGGGTGCTGGAGTCGTGATGGCCTGCAGCAGTTGGGTGCTCCAGCGGGAGTGGGGGCTCACCAGCAGGCTTCCGGCCATCACATCGCCTCGTCCGGCGAAGCTCTTGGTCAGGGAGGTGAAGATCAGGTCGGCATAGGGCAGGGCATTGAGGTTGATGCCAGTGCCGATGGTGTCGTCGGCGATCACAGGAATCCCACGGGAGTGAGCCATTTCGCTCACCGCCGGCAGATCCACACAGCGCAGCAGCGGATTGCTCGGCAGTTCCACGATCACGGCTGCCGGCTGGTGCTGATCCAGCGCCGCTTCCACCTCGGTAAGGGTCTGTGGTTGCAGCAGCTCGCCGCCGTGGAACACCACCTGCGGTTGCTTCAGCACATCCACATAGGGAAAGCCGAGCTGCAGGGTGGGGCGCTGCGGTCGCAGCTGCTGAATGGCGTTTAACGCGGCATGAAGGCCGGCCATGCCCGCCGGATGAAGGCTGATCCGTTCGGCTTCGACGCCATGGATGGCAGCCAGGCGCTGGCGAATGCTGGTTCTGGCCGCTTCAGCGTCCTCTGCTGATGGCGACTGTTCCAGCCCCAGTGCAACGGCCGCCTGCCGGGAGGAGGCGCCGAGGCCGGTGTGCTGCCAGAAGGCTTTGGCATGGGGACTGGCGCTGGCATCGGTGTGCAACGCCACCAAGGGGCCGGAGCTGGTCAGTTGGGTGTGGGCCTGCGGCGCCTTGCGGCGGCAGTGGGCCTCGGCGGCGCGGGCCGCGGCTTCGGTGGCATAAGGCCAGGCCGTCAGTCCATCGAGGGCCAACTGGCCCGACAGCGTCTGCAGCAGAGGGTGCAACCCGAAGCGCGGGTAAATGGTCTGCAGCGCCTGACGACAGCTGGGGTCTTGTTCCTCGTAGGCAATCACGTCCTGCCAGCGGGGCAGGGCCATCGACACGGCGTGGGTGGCGTCCGGCAGGGGATGGCCCAGATCCGCTCCCTGCCAGCAGGGTTCGCTCAAGAGGTCGCGGGGACTCACGCCAGCAACTCCAGGGCCTGCTCCAGATCGGCCTGCAGATCGGCGAGGTCTTCACAGCCCACTGAGAAGCGCACCAGGCCATCGTCAATGCCCAGCTTGGCCTTCACCTCGGCAGAGACAGCGGCGTGGGTCATGGTGGCCGGGTGGCAGATCAGGCTTTCGATGCCGCCGAGACTTTCGGCCATGGTGAACCAGCGCAGTTGTTTGCAGAGGGCATAGGTCTGCTCCTGGCTGGCGTTGAAGCTCACCGTCACGATGGCGCCGCCGGCACTCATCTGACGGCTTGCCACCTGATGTTGAGGGTGATCTCTGCGGTGGGGATAACGCACCCAATTCACTTTGGCGTGCCCCGCCAGTTGATCGGCCAGGGCCGCGGCATTGGCCATCTGCTGCTTCAGCCGAAGTGGCAGCGTCTTGATGCCCCGCGTGATCAACCAGCAATCAAAAGGGGAGGGCTGCAGGCCCAGGGCCTTTTGGGAGAACATCATCTTCTGGTGCCACTCGGGATCGTTGGTGCAGACCGCTCCACCGAGGGCATCGGAGTGGCCGTTGATGTATTTGGTGGTGCTGGTGAGCGAGAGGGTGGCGCCAAGATCCAGGGGACGCTGCACCAGGGCGGTGGCGAAGGTGTTGTCGACCACCACGGGGATTCCCAGGGGTTGAGTGACGCTACAGACCGCCTCCAGGTCGATCACCTTGAGCAGGGGGTTGGTGGGGCTCTCCAGCCACACCATCGCCGGCGTCTGAGCTTGGATCTGCTCCAGTGCTGCCGGCTGGGTGAAGTCCGCCAAGGCGGTTTTCAACCCGAACTTGGCGAACACCTGCTCGAACAGCCGCACGGTGCAGCCGTAGAGGTTCTCCTCGCACAGCACCAGATCGCCCTGCTTCAACTGCGACACCACGGCGGTGATGGCGCTGACGCCGGAGGCGAAGACGGTGGCGTGGGCGCAGCCTTCCACCGAAGCAAGAACGCTGTCGAGGATGCGGAAGTTGGGGTTGCCCGAGCGGGTGTAATCAAATCCGCCCGCATTGCCATGGGCAAAGGTGCTGGTGGGGAAGATCGGCGGCATCACGGTGCCGGTGTCCCCGGCAAAGCTCTCGCCGTGGTGGATCACCCGGGTGTTCAGGCCTTCGCTCACTGCCGCGTCATCGATGGGAACAGACTAAGAAATCGCTATTGGCACGATATCGCAGACATTTCGCATTGATTTCGTGAATATTTCGTGCCAAATAAAAACCCCCGCCCGTAGGCGAGGGTGAATGACGATCGTTGGATTGAACCAGTTGATCAGTCGAGGTCGGGCATGCCGAGCACAGGCTCAGCCTTGCGGTCGATGCCTTTCTCAAAGCCAGCAGCAGCAGCGCGGGCGCGGCCGGCGTGCCAGAGGTGACCAACCAGGAAGAAGAAGGCGAGCACGAACTGCGTTGCACCCAACCACTGGCGGAGGTTCACGTAGTTCACCGAGTTGGGCTCGGTGATGATGCCGCCCACGGAGTTGATCGAGGCGTTGGGAGCGTGGGTCATGTACTCAGCCGCACGGCGCACTTGCCAGGGCTGAATGTCGTTCTGCAGCTTGTCGAGGCTGAGACCGTTGGGGCCACGCAGGGGCTCCAGCCAGGGACCACGGAAGTCCCAGAAACGCATGGTTTCACCACCGAAGATGATTTCACCGGTGGGTGAGCGCATCAAGTACTTACCAAGGCCGGTGGGGCCCATGGCGGAACCGATGTTGGCGCCGAGACGCTGGTCACGCACCAGGAAGGTGAAGCTCTGAGCCTGGGATGCCTCAGCGTTGGTGGGGCCCCAGAACTCGGAGGGATAGGCGGTGTTGTTGAACCAGATGTAGGCCGAGGCGATGAAGCTCATAAAGCTCAGGGCGCCAAGGCTGTAGCTCAGGTAGGCCTCACCATTCCAGATGAAGGCGCGACGCACCCAGCCGAAGGGCTTGGTGATGGCGTGCCAGATGCCTCCGAAGATCAGGGTCAGACCCAGCCAGATGTGGCCACCGATGATGTCCTCCATTGAGTTCACACCGATGATCCAGCCTTCGCCGCCGAAGGGGGCGCGAGTTAGATAACCGAAGATCACGCCCGGATCGAGAGTCGGGTTGGTGATCATGCGGACGTCACCGCCGCCGGGAGCCCAAGTGTCGTAGACGCCACCGAAGAACATGGCCTTGAAGACCAGCAGCAGGCAGCCGACGCCCAGAAGGATCAGGTGATAACCAATGATGTTGGTCATCTGGTTTTTATCGCGCCAGTCCTGGGAGAAGAAGGAGGAGTAGTTCTCCAGGATCTCCGGACCGCGCAGAGCGTGATACAGACCGCCCAGGCCGAGAACGGCAGAGCTGATCAGGTGCAGAACACCGACCACGAAGAATGGGAATAGATCAGTGACCTCACCGCCGGGGCCCACGCCGTAGCCAAGGGTGGCGACGTGGGGCATGCAGATGAAGCCCTGCTCATACATGGGCTTGTCGAAAGTGAAGTGACTCACTTCGAACAGCATCATGGCGCCGGCCCAGAACACCATCAGGCCAGCGTGCGCCACGTGAGCGCCGAGCAGACGGCCGGACAGGTTGATCAGACGAGCGTTGCCGGACCACCAGGCGTAGCCGGTGGAGTCGAGGTCTTTGCCGCCAGTGGCGCCAAGACCGGGATTAGAGAGCGTTACCACGGGGCAGAACCTCTTCAGGGAAGACGAAGTTTTCGTGCGGCTGGTCAGCCGGTGCCATCCAGGCACGCAGACCTTCATTCAGAAGGATGTTCTTGGTGTAGAAGGTCTCGAATTCGGGATCTTCTGCAGCGCGAATTTCCTGCGACACGAAGTCGTAGGCACGCAGGTTGAGGGCGAGGCCGATGATGCCGATGGAGCTGGTCCACAGGCCCATCACAGGCACGAACAGCATGAAGAAGTGCAGCCAGCGCTTGTTGGAGAAGGCGATACCGAAGATCTGACTCCAGAAGCGGTTGGCGGTGACCATGGAATAGGTCTCTTCTTCCTGAGTGGGCTCGAACGCCTTGAAGGTGTTGGCCTGCTCGCCGTCCTCAAACAGGGTGTTTTCCACGGTTGCGCCGTGAATGGCGCAAAGCAGTGCACCGCCGAGGATGCCGGCGACGCCCATCATGTGAAAGGGATTCAGGGTCCAGTTGTGGAAGCCCTG is a window of Synechococcus sp. A15-24 DNA encoding:
- a CDS encoding TMEM165/GDT1 family protein, producing the protein MAGFTTAFATVAIAGVGDKSFLTTLVLAARHKARWVFTGSVSALTIGAGLWITAGVWMKSVISIDTIQIFSGVAFLLFGANAFLEARKMKSSLHVATNEEGTKKTFESVELAMPANEVIRNSFATTFLAEFGDRTQLALLALAAGPNISAESIFSGAVAANFLLAIMAVSSGKCLKKRLCQKRLLYISGALFIALGINILAH
- the cysK gene encoding cysteine synthase A; amino-acid sequence: MSRIYDDNSLAIGNTPLVKLNSVTKNCKATVLAKVEGRNPAYSVKCRIGANMIWDAEKSGKLTKDKVIVEPTSGNTGIALAFTAAARGYKLILTMPESMSIERRRMMAVLGAELILTEAAKGMPGAIAKAKEIADSDPGKYFMPGQFDNPANPDIHFKTTGPEIWNDCDGAIDVLVAGVGTGGTITGVSRYIKNEAGKAIESVAVEPSHSPVITQTINGETVKPGPHKIQGIGAGFIPKNLDMSMVDKVEQVTNDESIAMALRLAQEEGLLVGISCGAAAAAAIRLAEQDAYAGKTIVVVLPDLAERYLSSVMFADVPTGIIEQPVAV
- a CDS encoding PLP-dependent transferase, whose amino-acid sequence is MSPRDLLSEPCWQGADLGHPLPDATHAVSMALPRWQDVIAYEEQDPSCRQALQTIYPRFGLHPLLQTLSGQLALDGLTAWPYATEAAARAAEAHCRRKAPQAHTQLTSSGPLVALHTDASASPHAKAFWQHTGLGASSRQAAVALGLEQSPSAEDAEAARTSIRQRLAAIHGVEAERISLHPAGMAGLHAALNAIQQLRPQRPTLQLGFPYVDVLKQPQVVFHGGELLQPQTLTEVEAALDQHQPAAVIVELPSNPLLRCVDLPAVSEMAHSRGIPVIADDTIGTGINLNALPYADLIFTSLTKSFAGRGDVMAGSLLVSPHSRWSTQLLQAITTPAPLGDGDAIALEQASRDVNDRVPQLDRHCLQLAQHLEHHPAVRQVLHPKDCVNFRGLMRPNACHGCLLSFVLNDATRTQQVFDALQVSKGPSLGTHFTLACPYTQLAHYDELDWAADCGVPAYLLRVSVGLEDPNELWQRFARALES
- a CDS encoding PLP-dependent aspartate aminotransferase family protein, with product MSEGLNTRVIHHGESFAGDTGTVMPPIFPTSTFAHGNAGGFDYTRSGNPNFRILDSVLASVEGCAHATVFASGVSAITAVVSQLKQGDLVLCEENLYGCTVRLFEQVFAKFGLKTALADFTQPAALEQIQAQTPAMVWLESPTNPLLKVIDLEAVCSVTQPLGIPVVVDNTFATALVQRPLDLGATLSLTSTTKYINGHSDALGGAVCTNDPEWHQKMMFSQKALGLQPSPFDCWLITRGIKTLPLRLKQQMANAAALADQLAGHAKVNWVRYPHRRDHPQHQVASRQMSAGGAIVTVSFNASQEQTYALCKQLRWFTMAESLGGIESLICHPATMTHAAVSAEVKAKLGIDDGLVRFSVGCEDLADLQADLEQALELLA
- the psbC gene encoding photosystem II reaction center protein CP43, with the translated sequence MVTLSNPGLGATGGKDLDSTGYAWWSGNARLINLSGRLLGAHVAHAGLMVFWAGAMMLFEVSHFTFDKPMYEQGFICMPHVATLGYGVGPGGEVTDLFPFFVVGVLHLISSAVLGLGGLYHALRGPEILENYSSFFSQDWRDKNQMTNIIGYHLILLGVGCLLLVFKAMFFGGVYDTWAPGGGDVRMITNPTLDPGVIFGYLTRAPFGGEGWIIGVNSMEDIIGGHIWLGLTLIFGGIWHAITKPFGWVRRAFIWNGEAYLSYSLGALSFMSFIASAYIWFNNTAYPSEFWGPTNAEASQAQSFTFLVRDQRLGANIGSAMGPTGLGKYLMRSPTGEIIFGGETMRFWDFRGPWLEPLRGPNGLSLDKLQNDIQPWQVRRAAEYMTHAPNASINSVGGIITEPNSVNYVNLRQWLGATQFVLAFFFLVGHLWHAGRARAAAAGFEKGIDRKAEPVLGMPDLD